A genomic region of Bosea sp. 124 contains the following coding sequences:
- a CDS encoding YeeE/YedE family protein → MTASSQVAALAPAARPLPRQSAPILTAALVLGVLVALAAIKGAGWREPVLALVGAGLGFVLFQSTFGFAGSFRAALEQHDFGGFRAQAIALSLTSLVFFPLLGAGSVLGLPLTGFVTPIGVSFVVGAVLFGIGMQIGGGCASGTLFALGGGNARLILTLAFFVLGSGVGAAHLGFWWRLPALNTGTTQDWLGWPLALLVHLAIYAAIIRGIPAPGRESAPRSVAQFLTRRWPLLGGAVGLAVLNALTLVLAGRPWGETAGFTLWGSKLAAGLGFDPASWPYWHGNQAPLTASVFADVTSVMDFGIVAGATLAAGLSGRFLLRSDGAWQAWAGAALGGFLMGYGARLSDGCNIGAYFSALASGSLSGWVWVAAAFVGSALGLRLRPFLGQEGPITPRRSVPSPSVE, encoded by the coding sequence ATGACGGCCTCCAGCCAGGTCGCCGCCCTGGCGCCGGCCGCGCGGCCCTTGCCTCGGCAATCCGCTCCCATTTTGACGGCTGCGCTGGTGCTGGGCGTGCTGGTCGCGCTGGCCGCGATCAAGGGTGCGGGCTGGCGTGAGCCTGTCCTGGCGCTCGTCGGTGCGGGGCTGGGCTTCGTCCTGTTCCAATCGACCTTCGGCTTTGCCGGCAGCTTTCGAGCGGCCTTGGAGCAGCACGACTTCGGTGGTTTCCGGGCCCAGGCGATCGCACTCTCCCTGACCAGTCTCGTCTTCTTCCCGCTCCTGGGAGCGGGCAGCGTCCTTGGGCTGCCGCTGACGGGGTTCGTCACGCCGATCGGCGTCTCCTTCGTCGTCGGCGCCGTGTTGTTCGGCATCGGCATGCAGATCGGCGGCGGTTGCGCCTCGGGCACCTTGTTTGCGCTGGGAGGCGGCAATGCGCGCCTCATCCTGACGCTTGCCTTCTTCGTCCTCGGGTCGGGGGTCGGGGCGGCGCATCTCGGCTTCTGGTGGCGGTTGCCCGCGTTGAATACGGGCACGACGCAGGATTGGCTGGGCTGGCCGCTGGCACTGCTTGTCCATCTGGCGATTTATGCCGCGATCATTCGCGGAATTCCCGCGCCGGGACGCGAGAGCGCGCCGCGGTCCGTCGCCCAGTTCCTCACGAGGCGCTGGCCCTTGCTGGGGGGAGCGGTCGGGCTGGCGGTGCTGAATGCGCTGACGCTGGTTCTGGCGGGGCGGCCTTGGGGAGAGACGGCCGGCTTCACCCTCTGGGGCTCCAAATTGGCGGCAGGGTTGGGGTTCGATCCGGCCTCCTGGCCCTACTGGCACGGCAACCAGGCCCCGCTCACGGCCAGTGTCTTCGCGGATGTGACCTCCGTCATGGATTTCGGCATCGTGGCCGGCGCCACCCTCGCGGCCGGGCTGAGCGGCCGCTTTCTGCTGCGTTCGGATGGCGCATGGCAGGCATGGGCGGGCGCTGCCCTCGGAGGTTTTCTGATGGGCTATGGCGCGCGACTCTCCGATGGCTGCAATATCGGCGCCTATTTCTCGGCGCTGGCGTCGGGCAGCCTATCCGGCTGGGTCTGGGTCGCGGCCGCCTTCGTCGGGAGCGCGCTCGGCCTTCGGCTGCG
- a CDS encoding DUF302 domain-containing protein, with product MIDRVLRMTIRAISLALGIACCTVGLPSVSEVRAQAVDGYRVVRTHHSFDRLQDRIAAAIQGNGMNAVTRASASDGAKARGLIIRGDAVIGVFRNDFAIRMLAADIDAGIEAPIRLHLVEEADGGSSIRYQLPSTVFGRYPGDAIKALGAELDPIFERIVSEAAAQ from the coding sequence GTGATCGACAGGGTGCTGCGAATGACCATCAGAGCCATCTCTCTTGCCTTGGGAATCGCGTGTTGCACGGTCGGTCTTCCGTCCGTTTCAGAAGTTCGCGCGCAAGCCGTCGACGGTTACCGCGTCGTGCGGACGCATCACTCTTTCGACCGGCTGCAGGATCGGATTGCGGCGGCCATCCAGGGCAACGGCATGAATGCCGTCACGCGGGCTTCCGCCAGCGACGGCGCCAAGGCTCGCGGACTCATCATCCGTGGCGACGCCGTCATCGGCGTCTTTCGCAACGATTTCGCCATCAGGATGCTGGCGGCGGATATCGATGCCGGGATAGAGGCTCCGATCCGCCTGCATCTTGTCGAGGAAGCCGATGGCGGCTCGAGCATTCGCTACCAACTGCCCAGCACCGTCTTCGGCCGCTATCCGGGCGACGCGATCAAGGCGCTGGGAGCCGAACTCGACCCGATCTTCGAGAGGATCGTATCCGAGGCTGCGGCACAATAG
- a CDS encoding heme-binding protein, which yields MKSLLAWTALAVCAHVACAGAQVRNSGYELPLTLALDAANEALKSCEAAGYKVSVAVVDPSGELRAFVKGDHATVHTKETSFRKAYTTVTLGPLFGFDALGAFVDKAKSNPAASSFLTVPNIILLPGAVAIRAKGEIVAAIGVGGAPGGDKDEVCAAAGAAAIRQKLPAAN from the coding sequence ATGAAATCCCTTCTTGCGTGGACCGCCCTTGCGGTCTGCGCCCATGTCGCCTGTGCTGGCGCACAGGTTCGCAACAGTGGCTATGAACTACCCCTCACCCTGGCTCTGGACGCCGCCAACGAGGCGCTGAAGTCCTGTGAGGCGGCCGGCTACAAGGTATCCGTCGCCGTAGTGGACCCGTCTGGCGAATTGCGCGCCTTCGTCAAGGGCGATCACGCGACTGTCCATACGAAGGAGACCAGTTTCCGCAAGGCCTATACGACCGTAACGCTCGGCCCCCTTTTCGGGTTCGATGCGCTCGGCGCATTCGTCGACAAGGCAAAGAGCAACCCGGCCGCCTCGTCCTTCCTGACGGTGCCGAATATCATTCTGCTGCCTGGCGCTGTCGCCATCCGGGCCAAGGGCGAGATCGTCGCGGCGATCGGCGTCGGCGGTGCGCCCGGCGGCGACAAGGATGAAGTCTGCGCCGCGGCAGGTGCTGCGGCGATCAGGCAGAAGCTGCCCGCCGCAAACTGA
- a CDS encoding alpha/beta fold hydrolase, protein MTAHAAAPKALSPSPVQFRTVTVQGLDIFYREAGPKDAPVLLLLHGFPSSSHMFRDLIPLLAGQFRVIAPDYPGFGNSAAPGIGTFPYTFAALADVVDAFTDAVCASSYVIYMQDYGGPIGFRLALKHPERVRGFIIQNAVANVEGWNPEVVKALAPFWQGRNAQTEQPVRALLTAETTRFQYTHGASRKERLSPDAWIHDQAGLDRPGNAALQVEMLWNYQDNVAQYPKWQDYLKTRQPPLLIAWGDNDPYFTLKGAELFKTLVPSAELHHYDAGHFALETHVEDIAAVSLAFLARLPKAR, encoded by the coding sequence ATGACCGCCCACGCCGCCGCGCCGAAGGCTCTTTCCCCGTCGCCCGTCCAGTTCAGGACGGTCACGGTGCAGGGTCTCGACATCTTCTACCGGGAGGCCGGCCCGAAGGACGCGCCGGTGCTGCTTCTGCTGCACGGCTTTCCGTCCTCCTCCCATATGTTCCGCGATCTGATCCCGCTTCTGGCAGGGCAATTCCGCGTGATCGCGCCGGACTATCCGGGTTTCGGCAACAGCGCGGCGCCCGGCATCGGCACCTTCCCCTACACCTTCGCTGCGCTGGCCGATGTCGTCGATGCCTTCACCGACGCTGTCTGCGCCAGCAGCTATGTCATCTACATGCAGGACTATGGTGGGCCGATCGGCTTCCGGCTGGCGCTGAAACACCCCGAACGCGTGCGCGGCTTCATCATCCAGAATGCGGTCGCCAATGTCGAAGGCTGGAATCCCGAGGTCGTCAAGGCGCTCGCGCCCTTCTGGCAGGGCCGCAACGCCCAGACCGAGCAGCCCGTCCGCGCCTTGCTGACCGCCGAGACGACCCGTTTCCAGTATACGCACGGCGCCTCCCGCAAGGAGCGGCTCTCGCCTGACGCCTGGATCCATGATCAGGCTGGCCTCGACCGCCCCGGCAACGCTGCGCTGCAGGTCGAGATGCTGTGGAATTATCAGGACAACGTCGCGCAGTATCCGAAATGGCAGGACTATCTGAAGACCAGGCAGCCGCCGCTCCTGATCGCCTGGGGCGACAATGACCCTTACTTCACCTTGAAGGGCGCCGAGCTCTTCAAGACGCTCGTGCCCTCAGCGGAGCTGCATCACTATGATGCCGGGCATTTCGCCCTGGAAACCCATGTCGAAGACATCGCGGCGGTGTCGCTCGCCTTCCTCGCTCGCCTTCCCAAGGCGAGGTGA
- a CDS encoding CGNR zinc finger domain-containing protein — MPGRSDAAGEFRHGMPFVGGRLWLDLLNTVMTDGVTRTDVIATADAASTWLAVAEIAAPARGVAISEELVALRERLRPAVDLLRTGEPLPAAMTDAVNDLLARIAIRLHLDMVEGQPHLRSQVDWGTAGPTGLIAQDFARFVCDAEPERLKHCASPDCSLVFYDQGKNNTRRWCSMSACGNRDKVARYRARQRRA, encoded by the coding sequence ATGCCGGGGAGATCTGATGCAGCGGGCGAGTTCCGCCATGGCATGCCCTTCGTCGGCGGGCGGCTCTGGCTCGATCTGTTGAACACGGTCATGACCGATGGCGTGACGCGCACCGACGTGATCGCAACGGCGGACGCGGCCTCGACATGGCTTGCCGTCGCCGAGATCGCCGCTCCGGCACGTGGCGTTGCTATTTCAGAAGAATTGGTCGCCCTGCGCGAGAGATTGCGTCCGGCGGTCGATCTCCTGCGCACCGGCGAGCCACTGCCCGCAGCGATGACGGACGCGGTCAATGATCTGCTGGCGCGGATCGCGATCCGTCTGCATCTCGATATGGTCGAGGGCCAGCCGCACTTGCGCTCTCAGGTCGACTGGGGCACGGCCGGGCCGACAGGATTGATCGCGCAGGACTTTGCCCGCTTCGTCTGCGACGCCGAACCCGAGCGTCTGAAGCACTGCGCCAGCCCGGATTGCTCGCTGGTATTCTACGACCAGGGCAAGAACAACACACGACGCTGGTGCTCGATGAGCGCTTGCGGCAACCGCGACAAGGTCGCGCGTTATCGCGCCAGGCAGCGTCGGGCATGA
- a CDS encoding DoxX family protein — translation MMISKTSDAAALLGRLLIALLFLHEGWIKLTHIGISMAYMSSFGVPGWLLLPAIGVEIGGGILLLAGWGSRYAALVLAVFCLSAAAIFHNALSDGNQLLHFEKDLAIAGGLLILFARGPGRLVLPVGRWIGLAGRFADRVA, via the coding sequence ATGATGATCTCGAAAACGTCCGACGCCGCCGCTCTGCTCGGGCGCCTGCTGATCGCGCTGCTGTTTCTCCACGAAGGCTGGATCAAGCTCACCCATATCGGCATATCGATGGCTTATATGAGCAGCTTCGGCGTTCCGGGCTGGCTGCTGCTGCCGGCCATCGGCGTCGAAATTGGCGGTGGGATTTTGCTGCTGGCCGGCTGGGGCAGTCGCTATGCGGCGCTGGTGCTGGCGGTCTTCTGCCTATCGGCGGCGGCGATCTTCCACAACGCACTGTCCGACGGCAACCAACTGTTGCATTTCGAAAAGGATCTGGCGATCGCAGGCGGGTTGCTCATCCTGTTTGCGAGAGGCCCCGGCCGCCTCGTGCTTCCGGTCGGGCGATGGATCGGCCTCGCCGGAAGATTCGCGGACCGCGTTGCCTGA
- a CDS encoding tetratricopeptide repeat protein, translating into MILKLALAAFATVFALSTAALAVDTTPTKGAPDLTAVRAAIKARDFKVAIVDLNRMVDAGVQHADVYNLLGFSLRKSGDQKAASTYYRKALDFDPNHKGALEYQGELYVETGEFAKARINLAALEKLCPSGCEEREDLEKALARRPGPTDAPNTH; encoded by the coding sequence ATGATCCTCAAACTTGCTCTCGCTGCCTTTGCCACCGTGTTTGCGCTTTCGACCGCCGCCCTCGCGGTGGATACCACGCCGACGAAGGGCGCGCCCGATCTCACAGCCGTGAGGGCGGCGATCAAGGCCAGGGATTTCAAGGTCGCGATCGTCGATCTCAACCGCATGGTCGACGCCGGCGTCCAGCATGCCGACGTCTACAACCTGCTTGGTTTTTCGCTGCGCAAGAGCGGCGACCAGAAGGCGGCGTCGACCTATTATCGCAAGGCGCTCGACTTCGATCCCAACCACAAGGGCGCGCTCGAATATCAGGGCGAGCTCTATGTCGAGACCGGCGAGTTCGCCAAGGCGCGCATCAATCTTGCCGCTCTGGAGAAGCTCTGCCCGTCGGGCTGCGAGGAACGCGAGGATCTGGAAAAGGCCCTCGCCCGGCGCCCAGGACCAACTGACGCGCCCAACACCCACTGA
- a CDS encoding MBL fold metallo-hydrolase gives MTHLSRRDALVAGSLAAAFGLAKPLDWIAPAQAQTIPDPAVGFRRYKVGTIEVTALYDGIWEKPHDPAFIRNASIEETREALAKAGQTTAFMPIPLTVVVLKIGDRYVMVDAGSGAGQWQPTATKLMSNMAAAGIDPARIDTILISHFHPDHIFGLMNRGTSAPVFPNAEIVVTATEYKWWTEPGRVEKLPDARKPLGQRINAVFPGWKNFKLVDGEPEVAPGVRLVKAPGHTPGHAAFHVSSGNQQLMISNDVAYVPALLAPHPDWQGSYDQDSVTAVDTRRKLIDRVIAEKMAICGAHFPFPGSGVFAKDGAGYGFTPTAI, from the coding sequence ATGACCCATCTTTCACGCCGCGACGCCCTCGTCGCAGGTTCGCTTGCCGCGGCTTTCGGGCTGGCGAAACCGTTGGACTGGATTGCGCCGGCACAGGCGCAGACCATCCCCGATCCGGCCGTTGGTTTCCGCCGCTACAAGGTCGGCACGATCGAGGTGACGGCGCTCTATGACGGCATCTGGGAGAAGCCGCACGATCCCGCCTTCATCAGGAATGCCTCGATCGAGGAGACCAGGGAGGCGCTGGCCAAGGCCGGCCAGACCACGGCCTTCATGCCGATTCCGCTGACCGTCGTCGTTCTCAAGATCGGCGACCGCTATGTCATGGTCGATGCCGGCTCGGGCGCCGGGCAATGGCAGCCGACCGCCACGAAGCTGATGAGCAACATGGCGGCTGCGGGCATCGACCCCGCCAGGATCGACACCATCCTGATCTCGCACTTCCACCCGGACCATATCTTCGGCCTGATGAATCGCGGCACCAGCGCGCCGGTGTTCCCCAATGCCGAGATCGTCGTGACCGCCACCGAGTACAAATGGTGGACCGAGCCCGGCCGCGTCGAGAAGCTGCCGGATGCGCGCAAGCCACTGGGCCAGCGCATCAACGCCGTGTTTCCGGGCTGGAAGAACTTCAAACTCGTCGATGGCGAGCCGGAGGTCGCGCCGGGCGTGCGGCTCGTCAAGGCGCCGGGCCATACGCCGGGCCACGCCGCCTTCCATGTCAGCTCTGGAAACCAGCAGCTCATGATCTCGAACGACGTTGCCTATGTTCCGGCGTTGCTCGCGCCGCATCCCGACTGGCAGGGCAGCTATGATCAGGACAGCGTCACGGCTGTCGATACGCGCCGCAAGCTGATCGACCGTGTCATCGCCGAGAAGATGGCGATATGCGGCGCGCATTTCCCGTTCCCGGGCAGCGGCGTCTTCGCCAAGGACGGCGCCGGATACGGCTTCACCCCCACCGCGATCTGA
- a CDS encoding sigma-70 family RNA polymerase sigma factor gives MSSAKRFEQLALPHQEAAYNLAFWLLRSRPDAEDAVQEAYLRAFRAFESFRGEDIRPWLFAILRNTAYRMLNTRRRAANVISLDASLPGLEPENGAQTKIASDTPSAEDIMIGEAERDLVRMALAELPAAFREVMVLREIEGLGYREIAEITGTVVGTVMSRLSRGRNLLHQSLARKIGKDRSHAL, from the coding sequence ATGTCCTCCGCCAAGCGCTTCGAGCAGTTGGCGCTGCCTCATCAGGAGGCGGCCTACAATCTTGCGTTCTGGCTGCTGCGTTCGCGGCCGGATGCGGAAGACGCGGTTCAGGAGGCCTATCTCCGCGCCTTTCGCGCCTTCGAGAGCTTTCGAGGCGAGGACATCCGACCCTGGCTCTTCGCCATCCTGCGCAACACGGCCTACCGCATGCTCAACACGCGCCGGCGCGCCGCCAATGTGATTTCTCTCGATGCAAGCCTGCCCGGGCTCGAGCCTGAGAACGGCGCCCAGACCAAGATCGCATCGGATACGCCCTCGGCAGAGGACATCATGATCGGCGAGGCCGAGCGCGATCTCGTCCGCATGGCCCTGGCGGAGCTGCCGGCGGCATTCCGCGAAGTCATGGTGCTGCGCGAGATCGAAGGGCTCGGCTATCGCGAGATCGCCGAGATCACCGGCACGGTCGTCGGCACGGTGATGTCGCGGCTCTCGCGTGGCCGGAACCTGCTGCACCAGTCGCTCGCCCGCAAGATCGGGAAGGATCGCTCCCATGCCCTGTGA
- a CDS encoding anti-sigma factor: MPCDQPRDRLGAYLDGELSEADRATVARHIAGCPECAALVAALRETSVMVSGLGREPMPTGLSSRLQQTLARASGEPNPTAVRRAPPPQPAVRGMPPRSTAPRFLQQAAVLLMACLLSSLATWSFVTGADRASLLSRDLLSAHLRSLMQDSPIQVASSDSHTVKPWFAGKVDFSPEVRDLTAEGYPLLGGRLDSIAGRRVGALVYKRRLHLINVFAWGAPDTPDTAPALTVRKGYNLLSWTRNGVTYAAVSDLDAAELGRLPDLL, from the coding sequence ATGCCCTGTGACCAGCCCCGTGACCGGCTCGGCGCCTATCTCGACGGAGAATTGTCCGAGGCAGATCGCGCAACAGTCGCGCGGCACATTGCCGGATGCCCCGAATGCGCGGCGCTCGTCGCCGCGTTGCGCGAGACCAGTGTCATGGTGTCCGGACTCGGCCGCGAGCCGATGCCGACAGGGCTGTCGTCGCGACTGCAGCAGACCCTGGCGCGGGCATCGGGCGAGCCCAACCCGACAGCGGTGCGACGGGCTCCGCCGCCGCAGCCGGCGGTCAGAGGGATGCCGCCACGGTCGACCGCACCCCGCTTCCTGCAGCAGGCCGCCGTCCTTCTGATGGCTTGCCTGCTGTCCTCGCTGGCAACGTGGTCGTTCGTGACCGGAGCAGACCGCGCGAGCCTGCTCTCGCGCGATCTGCTTTCGGCCCATCTGCGCTCGCTGATGCAGGACAGCCCGATCCAGGTTGCGTCGTCGGATTCACACACGGTCAAGCCATGGTTCGCCGGCAAGGTCGATTTCTCGCCCGAGGTGCGCGATCTGACCGCGGAAGGCTATCCCCTGCTCGGCGGCCGGCTCGACAGCATCGCGGGTCGGCGCGTCGGCGCGCTGGTCTACAAGCGGCGGCTGCATCTCATCAATGTCTTCGCCTGGGGCGCGCCGGACACGCCCGACACCGCCCCTGCCCTGACCGTGCGGAAAGGCTATAATTTGCTGAGCTGGACCCGAAACGGCGTGACCTATGCCGCCGTGTCCGATCTCGACGCGGCTGAACTCGGGCGACTGCCGGACCTGCTCTGA
- a CDS encoding peroxiredoxin-like family protein → MPLQPELDAFRAGWETRVGETAARLIAGDIVDLRASGILDHAAKAGDRMPATAKLRDAHGRPFDLAGLVKTKPVIVAFYRGGWCPYCNLELRAYQAMLADIHAAGAELVAVSPERPDHSLTTAEKNDLAFAVLSDIGGELASALGIRFMLSDAVRPFYEKAGHALPEHNGDGTWALPMPATFVVAKGGLIAAAFIEPDYRKRLDPSDAFAALGKVKAA, encoded by the coding sequence ATGCCTCTCCAACCCGAACTCGATGCCTTCCGCGCCGGCTGGGAAACCCGCGTCGGCGAAACGGCAGCCCGGCTGATCGCCGGTGATATCGTGGACCTGCGAGCCTCCGGCATTCTCGATCACGCTGCGAAAGCAGGCGACCGGATGCCTGCCACGGCGAAGCTGCGCGACGCTCATGGCCGACCCTTCGATCTCGCCGGGCTGGTCAAGACGAAGCCCGTCATCGTCGCCTTCTACCGCGGCGGCTGGTGTCCGTACTGCAATCTCGAACTGCGCGCCTATCAGGCGATGCTCGCCGACATCCACGCGGCCGGGGCGGAGCTCGTCGCCGTTTCGCCCGAGCGGCCCGACCACTCGCTGACGACGGCCGAGAAGAACGATCTCGCTTTCGCCGTTCTCTCCGACATCGGCGGCGAACTCGCCTCCGCGCTCGGTATCCGCTTCATGCTCTCGGATGCGGTGCGCCCGTTCTATGAGAAGGCCGGGCACGCGCTCCCCGAGCACAATGGCGACGGAACCTGGGCGCTGCCGATGCCGGCGACCTTCGTGGTCGCGAAAGGCGGCCTGATCGCCGCGGCCTTCATCGAGCCGGACTACCGCAAGCGCCTCGACCCGTCCGACGCTTTCGCCGCTCTCGGCAAGGTGAAGGCCGCCTGA
- a CDS encoding carboxymuconolactone decarboxylase family protein yields the protein MTTINVPTREDVTPANQQIFDQLKGKLGFVPNLYATLAHSEQALGSYLAFQNAKSSITGKAREVVNLAVSQVNECEYCLAAHTVIGGMVGFTPDQILEIRSGRASFDARLDALARLARDVTERRGHADPELVDAFLAAGWTQENLVDAIVVVGDKTVTNYLHATTRIPVDFPAAPELKPRRAAAE from the coding sequence ATGACCACGATCAACGTCCCCACCCGCGAAGACGTCACCCCCGCCAACCAGCAGATCTTCGACCAGCTCAAGGGCAAGCTCGGCTTCGTGCCGAACCTCTATGCCACGCTCGCCCATTCCGAGCAGGCGCTCGGCAGCTACCTCGCCTTCCAGAACGCGAAATCGAGCATCACGGGCAAGGCCCGCGAGGTGGTCAACCTTGCCGTCAGCCAGGTCAATGAGTGCGAATACTGCCTTGCCGCCCACACGGTGATCGGCGGCATGGTCGGCTTCACGCCCGACCAGATCCTGGAGATCCGCTCGGGCCGCGCTTCCTTCGACGCCAGGCTCGACGCGCTCGCCCGCCTCGCCCGCGACGTCACCGAACGCCGTGGTCACGCCGACCCGGAACTGGTCGACGCCTTCCTCGCCGCCGGCTGGACGCAGGAGAACCTCGTCGATGCGATCGTCGTGGTCGGCGACAAGACCGTGACCAACTACCTGCACGCGACCACCAGAATCCCGGTCGATTTTCCCGCCGCTCCCGAGCTGAAGCCGCGCCGCGCCGCCGCCGAGTGA
- a CDS encoding LysR family transcriptional regulator, with translation MLALFRTFIRTVEAGSFTAVARELNSSQPTVSRQIALLEDHLGCLLFQRTTRALTLTDDGRVFYDHAQRTVEAAAEAESAVGRRKGKPSGTLRLACAGVFGRLHVIPRLPRFRARYPDIEIALTMNDGFSDLVEEGIDLAIRVGETTDASLISRRIATSRRVLVATPEYLACHDAPRHPADLAGHDCIVYDRLLTGARWHFASSEGQISVAVAGPVHVNNTEAVRACVLQGLGIGYTPIWHFIDGEIENGRLVVLLRDFEPPPQPISAVYPSRRFLPPKVRAAIDYFAAEFDLDPRLGITAV, from the coding sequence ATGCTTGCGCTCTTCCGAACCTTCATCCGCACCGTCGAGGCCGGTTCCTTTACGGCGGTCGCGCGCGAGCTGAATTCCTCGCAACCGACCGTCTCGCGCCAGATCGCGCTGCTGGAGGACCATCTCGGCTGCCTGCTGTTCCAGCGAACGACCCGGGCGCTGACGCTGACCGATGATGGACGCGTGTTCTACGACCATGCGCAGCGCACGGTGGAAGCCGCCGCCGAGGCCGAAAGCGCCGTCGGGCGGCGCAAGGGCAAGCCGTCGGGAACGCTGCGCCTCGCCTGCGCCGGAGTCTTCGGGCGACTGCACGTGATCCCGCGCTTGCCGCGTTTCCGGGCCCGCTACCCCGACATCGAGATCGCGCTGACGATGAACGACGGCTTCTCCGATCTGGTCGAGGAGGGCATCGATCTCGCCATCCGCGTCGGCGAAACGACGGACGCCTCGCTGATTTCACGCCGGATCGCGACCTCGCGCCGGGTCCTGGTCGCGACGCCGGAGTACCTCGCCTGCCATGACGCTCCCCGGCATCCCGCGGACCTCGCCGGACATGACTGCATCGTCTACGATCGCCTGCTGACCGGCGCGCGCTGGCACTTCGCCTCTTCGGAAGGACAGATCTCGGTGGCGGTCGCCGGTCCGGTCCATGTCAACAACACGGAAGCCGTGCGCGCCTGCGTCCTGCAGGGGCTCGGCATCGGCTATACGCCGATCTGGCATTTTATCGACGGCGAGATCGAGAACGGCAGGCTGGTGGTTCTGCTGCGCGACTTCGAGCCTCCGCCACAACCGATCAGCGCCGTCTACCCCTCCCGCCGCTTCCTTCCCCCGAAGGTGCGCGCCGCGATCGACTACTTCGCCGCCGAGTTCGATCTCGATCCCAGACTCGGCATCACAGCGGTTTGA
- a CDS encoding helix-turn-helix domain-containing protein, with amino-acid sequence MALLAALAQPTRLEIFRLLMRYRPHGLAAGDIGRLLAVAHNTLSTHLGALEQVGLLISRREGRHVIFAAQASRANALLAFLSDACCTERPVECENMAAAIPARREFVVSDRPLRVLVVCTGNSARSIMAEAVLNREGLGRILAFSAGSRPQEAPHPLALGLLDDLGYDIAAMRSKSWDEFLGSDAPELDLVITVCDDAAEGDCPAFSGVPMRVHWGLDDPAAVSGPQAARRAAFLQSYRDSTARVTAFVNLPFEQMRLAELEPVLKAIGRMDGATDRSLERAA; translated from the coding sequence GTGGCGCTGCTCGCCGCGTTGGCGCAGCCGACGCGGCTGGAGATTTTCCGCTTGCTGATGCGGTATCGGCCGCATGGTCTGGCGGCCGGCGATATCGGTCGCCTGCTTGCTGTCGCGCACAACACCCTCTCCACGCATCTGGGGGCGCTGGAGCAGGTCGGCCTGTTGATATCACGCCGCGAGGGGAGGCACGTCATCTTCGCGGCTCAGGCCTCTCGCGCCAACGCCCTCCTGGCGTTCCTGTCGGATGCCTGCTGCACTGAAAGGCCGGTAGAATGCGAGAATATGGCCGCAGCCATTCCAGCACGGCGCGAGTTCGTCGTCAGTGATAGGCCGCTGCGCGTGCTCGTCGTCTGCACTGGCAACTCGGCCCGCTCGATCATGGCTGAGGCTGTCCTCAATAGAGAAGGCCTCGGGCGGATTCTGGCCTTCTCGGCGGGGAGCCGCCCGCAGGAAGCGCCGCATCCGCTAGCCCTCGGCCTGCTGGACGATCTCGGCTACGACATCGCGGCGATGCGATCGAAGTCCTGGGACGAGTTCCTTGGTTCCGATGCGCCCGAACTCGATCTTGTCATCACGGTCTGCGACGATGCCGCGGAAGGGGATTGCCCGGCATTCTCCGGCGTCCCGATGCGGGTGCACTGGGGCCTGGATGATCCGGCTGCCGTGTCGGGTCCACAAGCCGCCAGGCGCGCTGCCTTCCTCCAGAGCTATCGAGATTCGACGGCGCGCGTCACCGCCTTCGTCAACCTGCCGTTCGAACAGATGAGGCTCGCCGAGCTCGAGCCCGTACTGAAGGCGATCGGCCGCATGGACGGGGCCACCGACAGGTCGCTGGAGCGGGCCGCGTGA
- a CDS encoding arsenate reductase ArsC, which translates to MKTAPLKVLFVCKGNHARSIMAEAIMRRLAGDKFTVFSAGSQPRSEVSPFVVRLLTSLNYDLTGLYPKSWNEFAQPGSSELDFVFTLSETAANAVPPAWPGNPMLALWTLPDPAAFEGEDVQKALAFADAYRMLNNRISIFSSLPLATLHGMALQHRLDSIGKDLGRKDDAA; encoded by the coding sequence ATGAAAACGGCTCCCCTCAAGGTCCTTTTCGTCTGCAAGGGCAACCACGCGCGCTCGATCATGGCGGAAGCCATCATGCGGCGGCTCGCTGGTGACAAGTTCACCGTGTTCAGCGCCGGCAGCCAGCCACGCTCGGAGGTCAGCCCCTTCGTCGTCAGGCTTCTGACATCTCTGAACTACGATCTGACCGGCCTTTACCCCAAGAGCTGGAACGAATTCGCGCAACCCGGCTCTTCTGAACTGGACTTCGTCTTCACGCTGTCGGAAACCGCCGCCAATGCCGTGCCTCCGGCCTGGCCCGGCAACCCGATGCTGGCGCTCTGGACGCTGCCCGATCCCGCCGCCTTCGAAGGCGAGGATGTGCAGAAGGCGCTTGCCTTCGCGGACGCCTACCGCATGCTCAACAACCGGATTTCGATCTTCTCGAGCTTGCCGCTCGCGACGCTGCACGGCATGGCGCTACAGCACCGGCTCGACTCAATCGGGAAGGACCTGGGCAGGAAGGATGATGCAGCGTGA